From a single Gadus morhua chromosome 3, gadMor3.0, whole genome shotgun sequence genomic region:
- the LOC115540687 gene encoding uncharacterized protein LOC115540687, with translation MDFSKPNHNKTTRTVEPQPTKEIKEPNHSDFIAFLADVQKVNPTTVLLSVVPEFSTATEEPTPLHMPIPLTTLLYKPEYRTMSTPDFQREVDKVFLSLKITESESAGLEMFTRRQQLSDDWLEQRKGRITASTLFRVLHTDPTSPAPSLVKSICGLSSFTSKATAHGIKFEKKARKMYVKEKSTQHTKFRYSSSGLIVNPLYPHLGASPDGIISCSCCSEKGLLEVKCPYKHRMVHPVEASQIDPDFPIEFEVGNGEIIGSSLKQNHPHYTQIQCQLSICEKSYCDLMMFTFRGSIVTRVYREDNFIPKHLDRINAVYKSGILPELMTRQYRDVICDPCGPSSGTSSSSTSSSTPATQRAPLSTNVPQQAPTEAAQELFCYCRKPDDGSEEMVGCDYQNCVNQWYHLSCLTLSKAPKTKLWFCPECKSLQPPKKKRK, from the exons ATGGATTTTTCCAAGCCaaatcacaacaaaacaacacggACAGTCGAGCCTCAGCCTACCAAAGAGATCAAGGAGCCAAATCACAGTGATTTTATTGCATTCCTTGCTGAT GTGCAAAAGGTAAACCCCACCACCGTCTTACTCAGTGTAGTGCCAGAGTTTTCTACAGCCACAGAGGAACCAACCCCTCTACACATGCCCATACCTCTTACTACACTACTATACAAACCCGAGTATAGAACCATGTCAACACCAGACTTTCAAAGAGAAGTTGATAAAGTGTTCCTCAGCCTTAAG ATAACTGAATCTGAAAGTGCTGGTCTGGAGATGTTCACCAGAAGACAGCAGTTGAGTGATGACTGGCTGgaacagagaaaggggaggataacagctTCAACGCTATTCCGTGTTCTCCACACTGACCCCACATCACCTGCTCCCTCCCTTGTCAAAAGTATATGTGGGCTGTCATCATTTACTTCCAAAGCCACTGCACATGGGATTAAGTTTGAAAAGAAGGCCCGTAAGATGTATGTGAAAGAGAAATCAACTCAACACACCAAATTCAG GTACTCATCCTCTGGGTTGATCGTTAACCCTTTGTACCCACATCTCGGGGCTAGTCCCGATGGTATCATCAGCTGCAGCTGTTGCAGCGAAAAGGGTCTGCTGGAGGTGAAATGCCCCTATAAGCACAGGATGGTCCACCCAGTGGAAGCTAGCCAGATTGACCCAGATTTCCCCATTGAATTTGAAGTTGGAAATGGTGAGATCATTGGCTCATCCCTCAAACAAAACCACCCCCACTACACCCAGATCCAGTGTCAGCTGTCTATTTGTGAAAAGAGTTACTGTGACTTGATGATGTTCACCTTCCGTGGTAGCATAGTTACCAGAGTGTATAGAGAAGACAATTTTATTCCAAAGCATTTGGACAGGATAAATGCTGTATACAAATCTGGAATACTTCCAGAACTTATGACACGCCAATATAGAGATGTGATATGTGACCCCTGTGGCCCATCATCCGGTACCTCGTCCAGCTCAACATCCAGCTCTACTCCAGCCACTCAAAGGGCACCTCTCTCAACTAATGTTCCCCAACAAGCACCCACTGAAGCTGCACAAGAATTGTTTTGTTATTGCAGGAAACCAGATGATGGTTCCGAAGAAATGGTTGGGTGTGATTACCAAAACTGTGTGAACCAGTGGTACCATTTGAGCTGCCTTACATTATCAAAAGCCCCCAAGACCAAACTTTGGTTTTGCCCAGAGTGTAAGAGTTTGCAACCGCCTAAGAAAAAGAGGAAGTga